tatattgttttatgaGAGGCTTGgaaatcaaaaacaatataCATTTGAAGTTACAGTTTTAGAAGACTGaactaaacagaaaaaattaaataaagactgataaataaaaagcataatgtCAGTAAtgattactttaaaagtttattgtCTTTTCCAGACATACACTGCACATATAATCCCCccaccgaaaaaaaaaagaacttttcttttaaaaaggcaaCTTTTCAAAGCAGTaactaatttttagaaacagctaaaaacaaaacatcacATAAAGAAACACACAGAGACACTTGatgaaagggaaaatttttaattttaaaattataatactcgCTATTTgttaaatgtgtaataatataACAATAGGAAAGATATTTAGGCAACATTATACTATACTTAAGCAATGATATAAACAatggaaaaagtaaaaactacACAGTTGCCTgtacagcaaaaataaaataataaattatgtccAGTGTCCACTAatgttgtgaaaaatatttatgcacttTCTTATTCAACAAAACTGATTGAAGCAcaaattttacttctatttttaaaaaagtatttggaaaactattttatgtcatctagttttttcatataaaaaagaaaatattggagACATGACAGTTCTGCTGCCCAGGTAGTTGTTGAACATTGTCACTTGatggaatttttaattgcatagaaaaaaaactatgaaattcaTTACTTCAAAAGGAATGTCGTTAAATTGTTAAgtgatttttaacaattgataACATATCATTAAAATTGGAAATGTTTTAAGCTATTAGTGCACCTATTGATTTGTATTCCAAAACCAATAATGAAAAAGTACACAACTAAAAAGggcatctaaataaaatatggaaacttcaaaatgtcatataaaatcttaaagtagaattgcatatttaaaaaataaaactaatttataaattattcactgataatcagacaaaaaaaaacaataatgcaaaaatagtgATAATAAATTTCAGCACTTTAAATGCtgcttttaaagaaatgaatcaggcaacattttcatttacaaaattgcGGAATATTACATCAAAAAAACTTCCACCAGTTTAAAATACAAGGCAGTTATTTAGCGTTGTAAAACATTTGCCAGATcatgaaaaacttaaaacaatcaAATCAGCAAAAAAGCTCACTAGTTTGTCTAAAATCAAGACATGAACATTCAATAAACAAAAGACTTGACCAGATTTAATAATTGACTAAGATAAATAACCttaatcaagatatttaaataaaaatgactgaCAAAGAAATGCTagtgtaattgaaaaaataataaaataaatgcaggGCAAAAAAGTTGAATTAGTATGATaatgatgtaataaatttttgaacaatgatCATCATGTACTTTTTTGACGCTTGGTTTGAACAGTTTGCGAAGCTGGTTGCATGTGCTCTTCTAACTCATGTTTACGAAGAACgcttttaacagtaaattttttattgcaaaccTTGCAACTGTGACTTTTGTCACCAATATGCAAATGTAAATGCTGCCTTAAACTTCCTTTgtgtaaaaatgcttttttgcaTATGTGACATGTATAAGACTCTTTATTTTCATGAGTTAAAACATGCTCTTTCAATAggttaatgtttttgaattctGCTGAGCATGTATGGCATTTGTAAGTTTGTGCAACTTGCGAAAGCTTGTGCGACTGAGGTTTATTAGATGGATTGATGTTAACTGCTCTATTCGATTCATTGCCTGGAGGTCCATTAGTTTTATTGACAgctgaaagttttttaatttggttgaGAGGATTTTTATCAGATTGGTTTACTGGCAATTTATGTGATTTGTGGCCAGGTGGTTTAACAGTTTGATTGACTGATGGTTTAATAGTTTGGTTGCCAGCAGGCTTATTAGTTTGGCTGCCAGCGGGCTTATTAGTTTGGTTGCCAGAGGGCTTATTAGTTTGGTTGCCAGGTGGTTTATTAGATTGGTTTGCTGAAAGTTTATTAGATTGGTTATTTTGCACTGGAGTATTTTCAGCAGATTTACTTGGAGTACTTACCAGTCTGAAACTATTTGACAGttttgcagattttttattcttattgctCTCATCATCTGAATCATCACTTATAATCTCCCAAACTTCTGGAGATTTAGAGCGTTGTGATGCAGTTCTTTTGAGAGGTTCTTTAAGAGAAACTGTTCTGGAAATTACAGGAGTAGAACTGTGAGGAGGAGGATGCTTGGTTGGAGTTTTCTTCTCTAGCTCCAATAAACCAGCTTTAAAAACTTCTTCATCAGCATGAGTTACTAGGTGGTTTGCAAGATCACTATCAGAAGAAAATTCTTCATCACATATGCAGCATGATTCAGTGCTGTAAGGTATGGGAGAAGATTCTTCGGCAGAGTAAgccatattattaaataatccaCCAAACGTCATTGAAGATGGAAGAAGCACAGATTTCATCCTATTAGCAACACCCCTATAAGAAAGTAAAATAGTCTAAGCACGTAAGgtagtttaaatgattatttgaaattagcaTTTGCATTGGCACAAAAGCTTACCTTAAACAATCAACTTAAGCATctctaaaaaattcaaaagttaggTGTTCTCCGACCACATTACTTTACATCAAGCATTGaacattaaatctaattttatagcTTCCAATTGTAAAGAgtgtttcatataaaaaaaattcactatgTTAAAGTAATTGTACACTTTTGTGTTgagaaacttttcaaattaatcaaGTAAATACTGAACAAATTATTCCAATACTCTAGGCATgtcaaaataaagcaattactcacatttttcaataaagattTTGTCACAGGACAGTTCAGAAATGagtgaaaaacttaaaaaaattctaaatccaCATGCCAGTCAAGAGCTTAAAGCTACATTTTCATGACTATGGGTTTTTTTCCCGTGTGGAAATGTGTAGcacagtgtaaaaaaaaaaaaaaaaaaaaaaaaaaaaaaaaaaaaaaaaaaaaaaaaattcagatagaGAAACTTTATACTTAACTGCAAAATTTAAAGGCATTTTCTTCTTCAACCGATACCAAAATGGCTCATAAATAAATAGGCCATTGATATTTAGCACATGCAAATCGCCTACACTAGTTAAGCCATgctaaaatgtatcaaaattccAAAGGATTACTTAATTAAGGTtctggttaaaatttttttaaactaattattagtcctttttcgtaaaaaaaatttaataaaaatctctgAATGGCACcaataagattttttctctttctatttTGGTTCATTTCAAACCGAATGAATCATTCAAGTTACAGATTGTTTACTATAAACTTTActgttagtatttttttaaatttttttataaatttgaaaaggtTAAAACCAGAACTGTCTGGAATCTTTCATCCCCAAAGAATagatttcatcatttttaacagCATAAACATAGGCGCTTTTGAACACTTGTTGCCACACACACAGCTAGttggaatttctaaaaatgcatcAATCATAAGGTATAATTCTAGCATCATATATATAAGagttatgtatttatattgaaattaattaacagCAGCACATATTAAGCGTTTGGTTGATTATATATANttttagatatatatatatatatataaatatatatacatagttttcttttgtttaaaatttagtctggaattttttttttttttaatgacacaagaaacaaaaagtatgtttaattattttattaattaagttacttgcattcaacaaatatttaagtaagaaaatggaaaaagacagttcttaaaaaatatttttatttaaaattaattacattttaacattACTTATTTAACTAATGATTCTAGCTaaagatttatctttttattagtaATGCTTAATAtctatcattttcatttatttatgctaaaaactttataagaaaactggaagaaaaaaaatttatactcttTAAAACTAATGgattgattgaaatattttatataaaaacattgaacTGACTAAGTCCCCCATCCCACAAATCTAACtttaaaacatcatttcataaattaaactttattatttttttaataaacattagaGCGAACAGATATTTGCACTTACTTGCTAACAAATGATTTTCAATGacttattaacttataatgatTCACAGTTACTTATTTACTTAGATCTAATTAACCTATGCtggcaaaatatataaacataaaaacattttaactgttttacaCAACTCTTTACATAGCTTTAATAAATCTAGTGATGGGATAACAGTGTTTTGAGCTTTTTTAGAAAGGCGGCTTGCCCTTTGATCCCTATAAATGCGTCCACCCcccgttttttaaataaaaataatccatcATCTCTTAATAACACcgcctttttatttaattttttttagtaaaacgtTGCTTTTTTAAACCacctaatttaatgaaatgtcgatttctgatttattaagttattgatagttattatcctttattttaataagatttttttatgttgtctagttatatagttaaaaatttgcataatattctGTCCCAGagatatttatatcttttatttaggggtatattaaagattattttagtgtttttaaatattaccattttttttaaataaatatatcttattaaaaaaaaattttatacagggattgtcttttaattattaattattctttaattattcttaaaaagtttcaaaattttctgttattttgatGAGTGAGAATTACTTTGTGAAATATACACACAAAATAGTAGAGGGTAATTTAAAAGttgaggatcaaattcagttatgacataattttatacattttgataaattttaacagtggTGAGTGCCCTTTTCTGTGAGGAAGCACTcctccctttttttatttctagggTGAACTCTGGGGATAACAATCATTAAAAGCTGggtctttaaaaaagtttgatttctcattaaaaaaaaaaactatttcaaaatttaattatgctgTAAATTTAATGTACAAATGATGTAAGACACATAATGCACATATCTTTAATTTGTACTTTAAAAGGGTTGTGTTTTGCAAGCAGTTTCTTGTGTTTTGCAAAtacaaaaaactgaatttatctttttatgaagaaataagAGTTGTATGGAAATGCTCAATTATGATTTTAGAAGCTGTCACAAGCAACATTGTTTTTCTTTGGAGATTTTAACCTTTCCAATTTGAAGGGATTataccaaaatataaattattggaaGTAAAAGAAACCATACAAGCAAATAATACTTTTAGGGGGAAGAGTTTCAGATacagttatattattattattagaaataaaatttaacagctTGCATAGAATTTCTTTGACACTGTctcatgcataattttttcatggaataacATGATATTGGATTGTCATGTTATTGCAAGCAACATGTCAAACATTGATACcgattttaatacattttttgttaattagacAAAATTGTAATCTTGAAGCTCACATAAATTTGGCAGCTTCATAGGTCTTTTTGTACCATTTTGACAAACAAACATAATATAACGACAAAAAATGATCAATGAGAATTATGGATAATAGTTAAATCTTAAATACCAGAAAAATATTGAACGATTATCAAAATGTGTAGGACATCCATGTATATTCATCTGTATAAGACataatactaaattaattttaattgaccaagaaaaaattattattactttcggAAAAAACTGACATTGAActaaatataaagatatttgtCCCCCCCCTTATTATATTATGTCATTTggatgataaaatatttccgggaaaaaattaataaagaattaactACAAAATGATGAGCTGCACAAattgctattttcaaaattttaaaccttgataaaaatttacagggaaaaaaaaaaataaattaaaaaaaataaataaaaataacagaagaatttaaaaaagtaggtAAATGGGGTCTTACCGTGTAGGAGAAATACTTAAAGCAGTCTGCCTAGCTCTATAACCACccaaatttttctgtaatacgacaatttttaagaaaagtaataaaaacaacagTATCACTTAAAAGTCTTTCGTGAAAACCTCGCTTTGTGTgctaattattttgcatattatgcTATTTCAGCtaccaaaattagaaaatttagtttagattaaaagtatgatcaataaaaaatttaatcaaggaCAAAACAAAGTCTTTCAACTAgagaaatcattcaaaaaaggTAAACTGTATAATCTTCATCAATTagcttataaattttacatatttgtctgttttaaattaaactgattaTCTCTTATAACACTGATTATCTCTTAtacttatagtttaaaaaaaagaagaagaaatttttacatgAGTTATTTTCTCTCACTAAACAAGATCTCAAAACTCCCTAATCATACCACTAAGCATAATGCTGTTATAACAATCAAAATCAACTTATGGCTTTCTCATGCATTCGTAAAAAATAGCTAAACACTGAACAGTGATTTCTAAGAGTGAGTTTAGTATTTCCCCAGAACACagtttatttggttaaaaattttctccaaaacTATATCGCTTTTTcctttcagttaaaaatattgttagaaaattaaattcatatattgatagaaatttttaataattttttctttaatagaaaaaaattcatttgatttcacaaatttttttaataagctaaCATATGTGTtaaaacagggtgcgtagccaaatctttgaatcaaaaataagcactttttaaaaacttttcaagcactttacaaaaattttcaagcactcaaaaaattcatattctatcaatgatattattgaaaaacaaaaactttttatgaacagttttagcgttaaaaaaaaaaaaaaagaaagaaacgggcgtaaatcaaaacaatcagtactttcccacatcaccaagtgaattcaacttgaccctgaactcagaacaaaagtacccttaccccctacgtcaaaaaaagtgttagaagtaaaataaaataaacaagaacaaaaataaattaaattaaaaataaaaacatttcataaggatctgatattctctatccgaattggagcactcgggtttcggtttcaagtgggcgcatgcgcaagtcataacatgggtacgacatgaagtccgcgTCAATAATTGCGTAGCAAactccccatttttcgtgaaatgcatgggatccaccagatatcactgaaggaaagaaaaaaaattattcggaaaaaaagcactttttaaaaacgccagctgaaaaaagcacctttaaaagcttttaaaaacgaaatccccaaaaaagcacctttaagtactttttacaaatgctacgcaccctgtaaaaataatagaaatcaaaattcaaacaaataattaaacaaattgactaatacagttttttttacagataaaaattttgttatgttacacataaaataagaaaatcttgCTTTGTCAATAATGCTAAATCCCACAGAAGTCAGGCAGTTTCACTGAATAAAGGACATTTCCACAAAAGAGAATTTGattcgataaaattaaaataaaccaacAGTTCTTATGACTAAGTACTGCAACAAATGTAGTTTTTTGATGTAATTACTTgtaatatgcaaaatataatttaagtttggtacactttaaataaattctaaataaagacGTTTAAGTGCtactgtataaaataaaaaggaattacaAATCATCATCATGAGGacaaataattaacttaaaaaatgaacaaattcaaCACAggcagaaaaatataaaatttttttgaatttcattagcTCCATTATATGATAAATTAGATCGATAGGTACTAcattgtctgggaagtaaagacGTCATGTCCGCAGTGTCGACCACAGTGCCACAATCATGTAGCTAACCACAAAATTATGGAACCTTAACCTTCATGACCTCCCAGGCCCACAATGGGCTGTTGAGATAATGCTTTACTGATAAAATACAATTACTATACTAACTAGAAGAATATTAAAGCTTAATTAAAGGGATACATTTACTAACTACTGTGTAATATTACATACTTTACCTGCCCTactacagggatgagattagccaaaacgcaaaaaagctgaatttccacgatagCAAATTTTACGCAACAgcaaccctttaataataaattccagacagtttaaggtaataaataatgtgttgacatacaattgtgtactgatctattattataaaaacgatTACATAACatttagtgaagaaaaaaaattacaaattgaaaatataaagctggaaattatatttttcctcagttcacataagagacaattactacttgaaaaactacctggtttagcaaattaaaactactgagaatatatattaatatttcatttcttttaataaatactgttatgtgatttatagcaaatatatcagtaatattactttttaaattatattggggaaaaaaaactttaacaatggaccgaatcattatgttcatattatagtcTAATCTAACTACAGCCGAAATGATAAATTACATGACAATCAGCAACTGcttagataattgtttttttatttgataagaattttgcattttatagcataaataatgTTCATATTATAGTCTAATCATTATCATTATGTTCATCATCATATatcattatgttcatattatagtctaatctaactacagccgaaatgaaaaattacatgacaatcagcaactgcttagataattgttttttttatttgataagaattttgcattttatagcataaataacagcaattataaataaaattttgatgagttaattaactctttttccccccaaattttttttttaattcaatccCTTTCtaagtgattgcttttgtttgctatatcttttatgtttgctatatttagtcgttagtccatcttcaaacatcttgtgacaagtcctattttttcttctttgcaagcacagaatgtaagttctgaatatattcccttccagtttctctgatgttgtaacacttatatatactaataatctttgttagaaaaacagtcacctttatagtaactaatttaaaaaaaaaattacttcatacaagaatcgcgataatttgatattaaaatcgtgtgaataagaatcaagatattagcagattccaggcttgggaCCTCTTAAAAGGCTTGTCAAAAGCAGCGTCGTTTTAACTATGAAAATCGGATCTATCTGGAGAGCgggtaaaaaattcgaaaaatcttatctgctgcgCGTAAAAGGGGAGATAATaggtaaaataagtaaaaatgagaaatgattggt
This window of the Parasteatoda tepidariorum isolate YZ-2023 chromosome 4, CAS_Ptep_4.0, whole genome shotgun sequence genome carries:
- the LOC107449411 gene encoding B-cell CLL/lymphoma 6 member B protein isoform X2, whose translation is MKSVLLPSSMTFGGLFNNMAYSAEESSPIPYSTESCCICDEEFSSDSDLANHLVTHADEEVFKAGLLELEKKTPTKHPPPHSSTPVISRTVSLKEPLKRTASQRSKSPEVWEIISDDSDDESNKNKKSAKLSNSFRLVSTPSKSAENTPVQNNQSNKLSANQSNKPPGNQTNKPSGNQTNKPAGSQTNKPAGNQTIKPSVNQTVKPPGHKSHKLPVNQSDKNPLNQIKKLSAVNKTNGPPGNESNRAVNINPSNKPQSHKLSQVAQTYKCHTCSAEFKNINLLKEHVLTHENKESYTCHICKKAFLHKGSLRQHLHLHIGDKSHSCKVCNKKFTVKSVLRKHELEEHMQPASQTVQTKRQKST
- the LOC107449411 gene encoding B-cell CLL/lymphoma 6 member B protein isoform X1, yielding MTSNKDLNIPPLFVEFVQNFVQEYLEVLEQKNLGGYRARQTALSISPTRGVANRMKSVLLPSSMTFGGLFNNMAYSAEESSPIPYSTESCCICDEEFSSDSDLANHLVTHADEEVFKAGLLELEKKTPTKHPPPHSSTPVISRTVSLKEPLKRTASQRSKSPEVWEIISDDSDDESNKNKKSAKLSNSFRLVSTPSKSAENTPVQNNQSNKLSANQSNKPPGNQTNKPSGNQTNKPAGSQTNKPAGNQTIKPSVNQTVKPPGHKSHKLPVNQSDKNPLNQIKKLSAVNKTNGPPGNESNRAVNINPSNKPQSHKLSQVAQTYKCHTCSAEFKNINLLKEHVLTHENKESYTCHICKKAFLHKGSLRQHLHLHIGDKSHSCKVCNKKFTVKSVLRKHELEEHMQPASQTVQTKRQKST